In the Cryptosporangium minutisporangium genome, one interval contains:
- a CDS encoding BMP family ABC transporter substrate-binding protein codes for MRSRRHAKLLALGLGAALTAFAATGCSSSSDSGASGDKPLIVVITPNPVGVNEFLKLSVEGSKAAAKAQDADVKVYESTDPTSISQNLQAAIDLKPKLIVTISFSFDDLMKTAPVDNPDQQFLQVDSCPENPAKNLTCARFKEYEAVYLAGVEAGLLTKKNAIGAVAALDSPFIHRWTDPFGEGAKSVNPKTTFSPLFVGGNNPFSDPARANAQADTLAQKGVDYVMAAASAGNTGVFQAAKAGGFFAFGVDVNQCGEAPGVVVDNATKRVDVAIENAVKAVFDGKPGGVTEYGLKENGVGLTGLEDDAASSGCVITQHPDVLAKVKEVRDQIVSGKLVVKDPAAA; via the coding sequence ATGCGGTCACGTCGTCACGCCAAGTTGTTGGCCCTCGGGCTGGGCGCTGCCCTCACGGCGTTCGCCGCCACTGGCTGCAGCTCTTCCAGCGACTCCGGAGCGTCCGGGGACAAGCCGCTGATCGTCGTCATCACCCCGAACCCGGTCGGCGTCAACGAGTTCCTCAAGCTCTCGGTGGAGGGCTCGAAGGCCGCGGCGAAGGCGCAGGACGCCGACGTCAAGGTCTACGAGAGCACCGACCCGACGAGCATCTCGCAGAACCTGCAGGCCGCGATCGACCTCAAGCCGAAGCTCATCGTGACGATCAGCTTCAGCTTCGACGACCTGATGAAGACCGCGCCGGTCGACAACCCCGACCAGCAGTTCCTCCAGGTCGACTCGTGCCCGGAGAACCCCGCGAAGAACCTCACCTGCGCCCGGTTCAAGGAGTACGAGGCGGTGTACCTGGCCGGCGTCGAGGCCGGGCTGCTGACCAAGAAGAACGCGATCGGCGCGGTCGCCGCGCTCGACTCACCGTTCATCCACCGCTGGACCGACCCGTTCGGCGAGGGCGCGAAGTCGGTGAACCCCAAGACGACGTTCAGCCCGCTGTTCGTCGGCGGCAACAACCCGTTCAGCGACCCGGCGCGGGCCAACGCCCAGGCCGACACGCTGGCCCAGAAGGGCGTCGACTACGTGATGGCGGCCGCCTCGGCGGGCAACACCGGCGTCTTCCAGGCCGCGAAGGCCGGCGGCTTCTTCGCGTTCGGCGTCGACGTCAACCAGTGCGGCGAGGCGCCCGGCGTCGTCGTCGACAACGCGACCAAGCGGGTCGACGTCGCGATCGAGAACGCGGTCAAGGCAGTCTTCGACGGTAAGCCCGGTGGCGTCACGGAGTACGGCCTGAAGGAGAACGGCGTCGGCCTGACCGGCCTGGAGGACGACGCGGCGTCGTCCGGCTGCGTCATCACCCAGCACCCGGACGTGCTCGCGAAGGTCAAGGAAGTCCGCGACCAGATCGTCTCCGGAAAGCTCGTCGTGAAGGACCCCGCGGCCGCATGA
- a CDS encoding AAA family ATPase, which translates to MRRYILTGAPGGGKATIAYALAQRGYPVIGEAATDVVAREQERGVEEPWREPGFVDAVIRLQQQRQQKAPLDGGAMQVYDRSPICTLALARYLELPVTRELRAEVNRVVQSAIYQPMVFFVQRQADIESTSDGEVDPADPVTVATPASPANPVGSATPVGPVGSATPVSPVGSADVKRFEELHRAAYETCGYELVDVPPGAISDRVDLIDEALQADDVRYSEEAWNF; encoded by the coding sequence ATGCGGCGCTACATCCTGACCGGAGCACCCGGAGGCGGGAAGGCGACGATCGCCTACGCCCTGGCGCAGCGCGGCTACCCGGTGATCGGCGAAGCGGCGACCGACGTGGTCGCTCGCGAGCAGGAGCGGGGTGTCGAGGAGCCGTGGCGGGAGCCCGGTTTCGTCGACGCGGTGATCCGGCTCCAGCAGCAGCGGCAGCAGAAGGCACCGTTGGACGGCGGCGCGATGCAGGTCTACGACCGGTCGCCGATCTGCACGCTGGCGCTGGCGCGGTACCTGGAGTTGCCGGTCACCCGGGAGTTACGCGCCGAGGTCAACCGGGTCGTGCAGAGCGCGATCTACCAACCGATGGTGTTCTTCGTCCAGCGGCAAGCCGACATCGAATCGACGTCCGACGGGGAGGTCGACCCGGCTGACCCGGTCACTGTCGCCACCCCGGCCAGCCCGGCCAACCCGGTCGGCTCCGCCACCCCGGTTGGCCCGGTCGGCTCCGCCACCCCGGTTAGCCCGGTCGGCTCCGCCGACGTCAAGCGGTTCGAGGAGCTGCACCGGGCCGCCTACGAGACGTGTGGTTACGAACTCGTCGACGTCCCGCCCGGCGCGATCTCCGACCGGGTCGACCTGATCGACGAGGCGCTTCAGGCCGACGACGTGCGCTACTCCGAGGAAGCCTGGAACTTCTGA
- a CDS encoding GntR family transcriptional regulator: MIIARRPVRATALPEVIAASLRERVGAEWSTGDQLPSEAELAAEYQVSRHTMRASLLQLQRAGLLETRHGSGTYVTRYNSSIRAGLQELRSLHDLIAQQGHRPGATYRLRHRRPVTPEEARRLERGPTAEVFEIEREITSDDRTVAFDYSVVATDVLPDDLTAEDLTGSIFERFARVNALPERAVCQVRAVLDGGIGWGAGRSPSGLYLLLDQVQYLPGGRPLSWSKIYFLDDGFDFLIVRHGT, encoded by the coding sequence GTGATCATCGCCAGACGTCCGGTGCGCGCCACCGCGCTCCCCGAGGTGATCGCCGCCTCTTTACGCGAGCGCGTCGGAGCCGAGTGGTCGACCGGCGACCAGCTGCCGAGCGAGGCCGAGCTCGCCGCCGAGTACCAGGTCAGCCGGCACACGATGCGAGCGTCGCTGCTGCAGTTGCAGCGCGCCGGCCTGCTGGAGACCCGGCACGGTTCGGGGACCTACGTCACCCGGTACAACTCGTCGATCCGGGCCGGCCTGCAGGAACTCCGGTCGCTGCACGACCTGATCGCGCAGCAGGGGCATCGTCCCGGAGCCACGTACCGGCTGCGCCACCGTCGACCGGTGACGCCCGAGGAGGCACGGCGGCTGGAGCGCGGCCCGACCGCCGAGGTGTTCGAGATCGAGCGCGAGATCACCTCGGACGACCGGACCGTGGCGTTCGACTACTCGGTCGTGGCCACAGACGTGCTACCCGACGACCTCACGGCCGAGGACCTGACCGGGTCGATCTTCGAGCGGTTCGCGCGCGTCAACGCGCTGCCGGAGCGAGCGGTCTGCCAGGTCCGGGCCGTGCTCGACGGCGGCATCGGGTGGGGTGCCGGACGCAGCCCGAGCGGGCTGTACCTGCTGCTCGACCAGGTGCAGTACCTACCCGGTGGTCGACCGCTCTCCTGGTCGAAGATCTACTTCCTCGACGACGGCTTCGACTTCCTGATCGTCCGCCACGGCACCTAG
- a CDS encoding ABC transporter permease, producing MATLAPDRPTVAARLRRAGGRAVTGAALPALLASLVVGAIVLLTAGTNPITGYEALVRGVLLDTNLPYLAAAFAPILGMAVSFAIPLRMGEFNLGGDGQLVLGGITAAAVAMAIPSWGLAGFGVAAVAGAAAAALWAALAVPLARYGRVPVIISTLLLGFPAVSFASYLARYPLTDKGTGIPQTPRLPDAMHLPALPVSAYVNLGLVVAVLVLAAYWVVDARTGTGLQLRTLGANLRFGQYVGIDVGRRATGALAASGAVAGLTGALIVAGPPYRFIDGALVTPGYTFTGVTVALIASGRPAGLLAGSVLFTALQVGGTGMERDVGIPRQLTAIIQASVVITFVLIVAVRAYRSRTRAGAR from the coding sequence ATGGCGACGCTCGCGCCTGACCGGCCGACGGTGGCCGCGAGGCTCCGCCGCGCCGGCGGACGGGCCGTGACCGGGGCGGCGTTACCGGCGCTGCTGGCGTCGCTCGTCGTCGGCGCGATCGTGCTGCTCACCGCCGGGACGAACCCGATCACCGGGTACGAGGCCCTGGTCCGCGGCGTCCTGCTCGACACGAACCTGCCCTACCTGGCGGCCGCGTTCGCGCCGATCCTCGGGATGGCGGTGAGCTTCGCGATCCCGCTGCGGATGGGGGAGTTCAACCTCGGCGGGGACGGCCAGCTCGTGCTCGGTGGCATCACCGCCGCCGCGGTCGCGATGGCGATCCCCTCCTGGGGGCTGGCCGGCTTCGGCGTGGCCGCAGTCGCCGGTGCGGCCGCCGCGGCGCTCTGGGCGGCGCTCGCGGTCCCGCTGGCCCGGTACGGTCGCGTGCCGGTCATCATCTCGACGCTCCTGCTCGGGTTCCCCGCGGTGTCGTTCGCGTCCTATCTGGCCCGCTACCCGCTGACCGACAAGGGCACCGGCATCCCGCAGACGCCCCGGCTGCCGGACGCGATGCACCTGCCCGCCCTGCCGGTGAGCGCCTACGTCAACCTCGGGCTGGTCGTCGCGGTGCTGGTGCTGGCCGCGTACTGGGTCGTCGACGCCCGGACCGGCACCGGTCTCCAACTGCGGACGCTCGGCGCGAACCTCCGCTTCGGGCAGTACGTGGGCATCGACGTCGGCCGCCGGGCCACCGGCGCGCTCGCCGCCAGCGGAGCGGTCGCGGGCCTCACCGGGGCGCTGATCGTGGCCGGTCCGCCGTACCGGTTCATCGACGGCGCGCTGGTCACGCCCGGCTACACGTTCACCGGCGTCACGGTCGCCCTGATCGCGTCCGGGCGCCCCGCCGGGCTGCTCGCCGGTTCGGTTCTGTTCACCGCACTCCAAGTGGGGGGCACCGGGATGGAGCGCGACGTCGGCATCCCCCGGCAGCTCACCGCGATCATCCAGGCGTCGGTCGTGATCACGTTCGTGCTGATCGTCGCGGTGCGCGCGTACCGGAGCCGCACCCGGGCAGGTGCCCGGTGA
- a CDS encoding M20/M25/M40 family metallo-hydrolase, producing MSRLRAVDEVVALTSALIRIDTTNVGDPHAPGTERAAAEYVAGMLAEVGYDPTYVESGAPGRGNVVVRLPGKDPSRGALLVHGHLDVVPADPAEWSVHPFSGEVRDGYVWGRGAVDMKGTVATALALARQFRREGTAPPRDLIFAFLADEEAGGRLGAQWLVDHRPDLFAGATEAISEVGGYSVTLGGHRAYLIQVAEKTSFWLRLAAHGVPGHGALLHPDNPIARLADAVARLDRHRFPLLLTDPVRGFLTGAADLLGSTFDPDDPEATVARLGPLARLIGATLRDTANVTMFRAGYKSNVVPSIATAEIDCRVLPGRLSAFEQELVDVLGPGIEAEWRHLPSWETTFDGPLVDAMTRAVTAEDPDARLLPYLLPAATDAKAFARLTIRTFGFAPLRLPPELDFSALFHGVDERVPVDALEFGVQVLERFLLDC from the coding sequence GTGAGCCGGCTGCGCGCTGTCGACGAGGTCGTGGCGCTCACCAGCGCGTTGATCCGGATCGACACCACGAACGTCGGCGATCCGCACGCGCCGGGCACCGAGCGGGCGGCCGCGGAGTACGTGGCCGGGATGCTCGCCGAGGTCGGCTACGACCCCACGTACGTCGAGTCCGGTGCGCCCGGCCGGGGCAACGTCGTCGTGCGGCTGCCCGGCAAGGACCCCAGCCGCGGTGCGCTGCTGGTGCACGGCCACCTCGACGTCGTTCCCGCGGACCCGGCGGAGTGGTCCGTGCACCCGTTCTCCGGCGAGGTCCGCGACGGTTACGTCTGGGGACGCGGCGCGGTCGACATGAAGGGCACGGTGGCCACCGCCCTCGCGCTCGCCCGGCAGTTCCGCCGCGAAGGCACCGCGCCACCGCGGGACCTGATCTTCGCGTTCCTCGCCGACGAGGAGGCAGGCGGACGCCTCGGCGCGCAGTGGCTGGTCGACCACCGGCCGGACCTGTTCGCCGGGGCCACCGAGGCGATCAGCGAGGTCGGCGGGTACTCGGTGACGCTCGGCGGCCACCGGGCCTACCTGATCCAGGTCGCGGAGAAGACGTCGTTCTGGCTCCGGCTGGCCGCCCACGGCGTACCCGGGCACGGCGCGCTGCTGCACCCGGACAACCCGATCGCCCGCCTCGCCGACGCGGTCGCGCGGCTCGACCGGCACCGGTTTCCGCTGCTGCTCACCGACCCGGTGCGCGGCTTCCTCACCGGCGCGGCCGACCTGCTCGGGAGCACGTTCGACCCGGACGATCCGGAGGCGACCGTCGCCCGTCTCGGACCGCTCGCCCGGCTGATCGGCGCGACCCTCCGCGACACCGCGAACGTCACGATGTTCCGGGCGGGCTACAAGTCGAACGTCGTGCCGTCGATCGCCACGGCCGAGATCGACTGCCGGGTGCTGCCCGGTCGCCTGTCCGCGTTCGAACAAGAGCTGGTCGACGTGCTGGGGCCCGGCATCGAGGCGGAGTGGCGCCACCTGCCGTCCTGGGAGACGACGTTCGACGGGCCGCTCGTCGACGCGATGACCCGCGCGGTGACCGCCGAGGACCCGGATGCCCGGCTGCTGCCGTACCTGCTCCCGGCGGCCACCGACGCGAAGGCGTTCGCCCGGCTCACCATCCGGACGTTCGGCTTCGCTCCGTTGCGGTTGCCGCCGGAGCTCGACTTCAGCGCGCTGTTCCACGGCGTCGACGAGCGCGTGCCCGTCGACGCCCTGGAGTTCGGCGTCCAGGTGCTGGAGCGGTTCCTACTGGACTGTTAG
- a CDS encoding nucleoside hydrolase has protein sequence MNSRRAVVVDTDTGIDDALTLVYLAAVGGVELVACTATHGNCSTADSAINVGHVLGLCGLPDVPIHLGRRGPISGKEPRYSHRVHGHDGLGDLGIQKLPSTPRDEPAAEALVRIAAERPGEVDLLVLGAMTNVADAIAIDPLVLTRYRSVVVMGGSGPYQPAGTILEVDANVDADPQAAEVVFGAERGHLVMVGVNVTSPAILDERFLATLAAQPGPVTSFCTAILSYYLDFYQEKWGRRICSAHDPLAAGLLLHPEWISASADGPVNVRDDGYAVRARLMRTAVLELPAFPLVDTPDTHVVLDVDQAAFLAEFTEVMANADARLTVQ, from the coding sequence ATGAACTCCCGCCGCGCCGTGGTCGTCGACACCGACACCGGTATCGACGACGCGCTCACGCTGGTCTACCTCGCGGCGGTCGGCGGCGTCGAGCTGGTCGCCTGTACCGCCACCCACGGCAACTGCTCGACCGCCGACTCGGCGATCAACGTCGGGCACGTGCTGGGTCTGTGCGGCCTCCCCGACGTGCCGATCCACCTCGGACGACGAGGGCCGATCAGCGGCAAGGAACCGCGGTACTCCCACCGCGTGCACGGCCACGACGGCCTGGGCGACCTCGGCATCCAGAAGCTTCCGAGCACGCCGAGAGACGAGCCGGCCGCCGAGGCGCTGGTCCGGATCGCCGCGGAGCGGCCGGGCGAGGTCGATCTGCTCGTGCTCGGGGCGATGACGAACGTCGCCGACGCGATCGCGATCGACCCGCTGGTGCTCACCCGGTACCGATCGGTCGTGGTGATGGGCGGCTCCGGGCCGTACCAGCCGGCCGGCACGATCCTCGAGGTCGACGCGAACGTGGACGCCGACCCGCAGGCCGCCGAGGTGGTCTTCGGCGCCGAGCGCGGCCACCTGGTCATGGTCGGCGTCAACGTCACGTCGCCAGCGATCCTCGACGAGCGGTTCCTCGCGACGCTCGCCGCGCAGCCCGGCCCGGTGACGTCGTTCTGCACCGCGATCCTCAGCTACTACCTGGACTTCTACCAGGAGAAGTGGGGTCGCCGGATCTGCTCGGCGCACGACCCGCTCGCGGCCGGCCTGCTCCTCCACCCGGAGTGGATCAGCGCCTCCGCCGACGGGCCGGTCAACGTGCGGGACGACGGTTACGCGGTCCGCGCCCGGCTGATGCGCACCGCGGTATTGGAACTTCCCGCGTTCCCGCTGGTCGACACGCCGGACACGCACGTCGTGCTCGACGTCGACCAGGCCGCGTTCCTGGCCGAGTTCACCGAGGTCATGGCCAACGCGGACGCCCGCCTAACAGTCCAGTAG
- a CDS encoding ABC transporter ATP-binding protein → MTEVRVHLAGITKRFGRVVANDDVDLELRAGEVHAVVGENGAGKSTLMSVLYGSARPDAGRIVARGTDVRFDSPRDAIAAGIGMVHQHFQLFESLSVTDNVIYGAEPTRRGLLDRRRARERVGALVEEYGSPLSPTAAVGTLPMGLRQQVEIFKALYRGADVLILDEPTAVLTPAETALLFTSVRRLAAQGTAIVLVTHKLDEVMQVSDRVTVLRQGAVVASMETASTTPAALAQAMTGRDIETATNDEPAVVGSAVLEVTDLRIPAEGTRAAVHCERLEVRAGEIVGIAGVAGNGQSELVQAAVGLRPASGTVRIAGADVSRADVQGRRAAGLAYVPEDRGAVGSARSLSIRDNLVVGHYRTGWLKPAVLRRFAAELMTRHDVRGAGPDASMASLSGGNAQKVVLARELAHRAPLLVAENPTQGVDVGAIEYIHRELLAYRAAGHGVLLVSNELSELIALADRVHVMVDGRFVAAFERDELSEQHLGAAMTNAAGAAAVTAALAPPTEPAGPADPAHAADPAHAADPAGAERSAVVAAAEEEGRADGDARA, encoded by the coding sequence ATGACCGAGGTCCGCGTGCACCTCGCCGGGATCACCAAACGGTTCGGCCGGGTGGTGGCCAACGACGACGTCGACCTGGAACTGCGGGCCGGCGAGGTGCACGCGGTCGTCGGCGAGAACGGCGCGGGCAAGTCGACGCTGATGTCGGTGCTCTACGGCAGCGCGCGCCCGGACGCCGGACGCATCGTCGCGCGCGGCACCGACGTCCGCTTCGACTCACCGCGGGACGCGATCGCGGCCGGTATCGGCATGGTCCACCAGCACTTCCAGCTCTTCGAGAGCCTGTCGGTCACCGACAACGTGATCTACGGCGCCGAGCCGACGCGGCGCGGGCTCCTCGACCGGCGCCGGGCCCGGGAGCGGGTCGGCGCGCTGGTCGAGGAGTACGGGTCGCCGCTCTCGCCGACCGCGGCGGTCGGCACGCTGCCGATGGGGCTGCGCCAGCAGGTCGAGATCTTCAAGGCGCTCTACCGTGGCGCCGACGTGCTGATCCTGGACGAGCCGACCGCGGTCCTCACCCCGGCCGAGACCGCGCTGCTGTTCACCTCGGTCCGCCGACTCGCCGCGCAGGGTACGGCGATCGTCCTGGTCACCCACAAGCTGGACGAAGTGATGCAGGTCAGCGACCGGGTCACGGTGCTGCGGCAGGGCGCGGTCGTCGCGTCGATGGAGACCGCGTCCACCACGCCGGCGGCCCTCGCCCAGGCGATGACCGGGCGGGACATCGAGACCGCGACGAACGACGAGCCCGCCGTGGTCGGCTCCGCCGTTCTCGAGGTGACGGACCTGCGGATCCCGGCCGAGGGGACGCGGGCGGCCGTCCACTGCGAGCGGCTCGAGGTCCGGGCCGGAGAGATCGTCGGGATCGCCGGAGTCGCCGGCAACGGCCAGAGCGAGCTGGTGCAGGCCGCGGTCGGCCTCCGGCCCGCGTCCGGAACGGTCCGCATCGCGGGAGCGGACGTCAGCCGGGCCGACGTCCAGGGCCGCCGCGCCGCCGGACTGGCGTACGTGCCGGAAGACCGGGGTGCGGTCGGGTCCGCCCGGAGCCTGAGCATCCGGGACAACCTGGTGGTCGGCCACTACCGCACAGGCTGGCTGAAGCCCGCGGTGCTGCGCCGCTTCGCCGCCGAGCTGATGACGCGGCACGACGTGCGGGGCGCCGGGCCCGACGCGTCGATGGCTTCGCTCTCCGGCGGCAACGCCCAGAAGGTCGTGCTCGCCCGTGAGCTGGCGCACCGCGCGCCGCTGCTGGTCGCCGAGAACCCGACCCAGGGCGTCGACGTCGGGGCGATCGAGTACATCCACCGCGAGCTGCTGGCCTACCGTGCCGCCGGGCACGGCGTCCTGCTGGTCTCGAACGAACTGAGCGAGCTGATCGCGCTGGCCGACCGGGTGCACGTGATGGTGGACGGCCGGTTCGTCGCCGCGTTCGAGCGCGACGAACTCTCCGAACAGCATCTCGGTGCGGCGATGACGAACGCGGCCGGAGCCGCGGCCGTGACCGCCGCGCTCGCGCCGCCGACGGAGCCGGCCGGCCCCGCCGACCCGGCGCACGCGGCCGACCCGGCGCACGCGGCCGACCCGGCCGGGGCGGAACGTTCGGCGGTCGTGGCCGCCGCGGAGGAGGAAGGACGCGCCGATGGCGACGCTCGCGCCTGA
- a CDS encoding ABC transporter permease, which yields MNVFTLGFVAAVLIALAPVLLAALGGALCARAGVFNIGLEGQMLLGCFTAVAVSAKTGSALLGVLAAVGAGVLTALVLAIGAIRLRADPIVLAIGTNLLAVGLTGFLLRSVLGTSGTYSSPDLAGLTRLGDTWVGSIPVLGDVFRSSSWIVVLSLLAVPALGFFLARHPAGLRLRGIGENPDAARSLGVRVSRYQQTAILVAGALCGLAGAQLALGNVQLFSEQMTAGRGWVAVVAVMLGRGRPWLVLAACVVFGAAEAFGFRLQGLGLPQQATDAAPYVITLIALLLTSAVSRRNPVPAGGTR from the coding sequence GTGAACGTCTTCACGCTCGGGTTCGTCGCCGCGGTCCTGATCGCGCTCGCCCCGGTGCTGCTCGCCGCGCTCGGTGGTGCACTCTGCGCGCGGGCCGGCGTGTTCAACATCGGCCTGGAAGGCCAGATGCTGCTGGGCTGCTTCACCGCGGTGGCGGTGAGCGCAAAAACCGGCAGCGCGCTGCTCGGCGTCCTGGCGGCCGTCGGCGCGGGAGTGCTCACCGCGCTCGTGCTGGCCATCGGCGCGATCCGGCTCCGCGCCGACCCGATCGTGCTCGCGATCGGCACGAACCTGCTCGCGGTCGGCCTCACCGGCTTCCTGCTCCGCTCGGTGCTCGGCACCAGCGGCACGTACAGCAGCCCGGATCTGGCCGGTCTGACCCGGCTCGGCGACACCTGGGTCGGCTCGATCCCGGTCCTGGGCGACGTGTTCCGGAGCAGCAGCTGGATCGTCGTGCTCAGCCTGCTGGCGGTGCCGGCGCTCGGCTTCTTCCTGGCCAGGCACCCGGCCGGTCTCCGGCTGCGCGGCATCGGCGAGAACCCGGACGCCGCCCGCAGCCTCGGCGTGCGCGTCTCCCGGTACCAGCAGACGGCGATTCTGGTCGCCGGTGCGCTCTGCGGCCTGGCCGGTGCGCAGCTCGCTCTCGGCAACGTCCAGCTGTTCAGCGAGCAGATGACGGCCGGACGGGGCTGGGTGGCGGTCGTCGCGGTCATGCTCGGCCGCGGGCGGCCCTGGCTCGTCCTCGCGGCCTGCGTCGTGTTCGGCGCCGCCGAGGCGTTCGGCTTCCGGCTGCAGGGGCTCGGGCTTCCGCAGCAGGCCACCGACGCCGCCCCGTACGTCATCACACTGATTGCGCTGCTGCTCACCTCGGCCGTTTCCCGACGCAACCCCGTACCTGCAGGAGGCACCCGATGA
- a CDS encoding DUF1684 domain-containing protein — MTASDTVSEAFTQEWEAWQAEHERVLADPHGFLAITSLNWLDETPQRFADAPGEWSTGPGGVVVGLAPGEHLEINGETVTGRHEFGVIAERASLFPKAGDAVIEVAKRGGHDIVRPRHPDNSLRVTFAGTPTYPPHPRWVVTGRYVAFDQPRRTTVGAAVEGLQHVYDAPGEVRFTLDGRDLTLTAFNGRAPGTLSILFTDETSGVTTYAANRSLSVDAPAADGTVTLDFNRAANLPCAYTDLATCPLPPAENRLPVAVEAGQKIPTERLS, encoded by the coding sequence CGTGGCAGGCCGAGCACGAGCGGGTGCTCGCCGACCCGCACGGCTTCCTGGCGATCACGAGCCTGAACTGGCTCGACGAGACCCCGCAGCGCTTCGCGGACGCGCCCGGGGAGTGGTCGACCGGTCCGGGCGGCGTCGTCGTCGGCCTGGCCCCCGGCGAGCACCTGGAGATCAACGGCGAGACCGTGACCGGCCGCCATGAGTTCGGGGTGATCGCGGAGCGCGCGAGCCTGTTCCCGAAGGCCGGCGACGCCGTGATCGAGGTGGCCAAGCGCGGGGGGCACGACATCGTCCGGCCGCGGCACCCGGACAACTCGCTCCGGGTGACCTTCGCCGGTACGCCGACCTACCCGCCGCACCCGCGGTGGGTCGTCACCGGCCGGTACGTGGCGTTCGACCAGCCGCGACGCACCACGGTCGGCGCGGCCGTCGAAGGGCTGCAGCACGTCTACGACGCGCCCGGCGAGGTGCGGTTCACGCTCGACGGCCGGGACCTGACCCTCACCGCGTTCAACGGCAGGGCACCGGGCACCCTGTCGATCCTGTTCACCGACGAGACGTCGGGCGTCACGACGTACGCCGCGAACCGTTCGCTGTCGGTCGACGCGCCGGCCGCGGACGGCACGGTGACCCTCGACTTCAACCGCGCCGCGAACCTGCCCTGTGCCTACACCGACCTGGCCACCTGCCCGCTGCCCCCGGCGGAGAACCGGCTCCCGGTGGCGGTCGAGGCAGGTCAGAAGATCCCTACCGAGCGGCTTTCCTAG